AATAACGCATGCTTGGCGCAGTGGCTACGACGCCTGCCTCGGATACTGCGGACTGAGTTCAATTCCGGCCAGACACCAGAGATTTTTTGTCTATccaaaacactttatttttgatttctttGTCAAATATTGGAAACCCCGATTTCTAAACAAGAACATCCCGCAATAAAATTTGTTACCTTATTTTATTCGAATAATTTTTGCTGATACTCTGTTTGGTCACGACTGTTTACAATGCCGTTAAAAAGAACTCCTCCTACCTCGCCAGCGGTTTCGGAGTCTACAAACAAACATAGTAATCAAACGCAGCCATGCCTCAGCTTCTCAAGTAAATCAAATGACTCAACAATGGCGAACGTTAACACACATAAGAGGAAAAAGGGGAATGATGGCGAAATTGAATTTGAAGAAAGGCACCCTGTTCATCACCTGTTACAGCGCTCGGAAATCATAGAGATCATTAGAACCGAAATAAGTTCCGCAATCAAGAATGCCCTATCTAATGAATTCGCTCTCATGAAAGAGGAAATCCTTAGTTTCGAACAATCTATTAAGTTTATGAACGCTGAATTTGAAGACATGACGGCTAAATTTAAAGAGTGCAACGAGGAAGTAAAATCTCTGCGAAGTGAAAACAGCTGCCTACTAAAAAGGATAACAGACATGGAAGCTAGAATTGGACAATTGGAACAAGATGCCAGACAAAACAATATAGAAATCCATTGTTTACCTGAACATAAACGAGAAAACTTGGTAAATACTGTAATGCAACTTAGCAACGTTGTGTCCTATCCTCTTACTGAAAATGAAATACTATCATGCTCTAGAGTACAAAAGCTAAACGCATCCACTAGCCAACCAAGAGCAGTTATTTGCAAACTACCAAGCAAAATTAAGCGCGACAATCTGCTTGGGGCAATCTCATTATATAACAGATCAAACCCCAATAACAAATTGAACACGAAGCTCCTGGGCTACGGAGACAAATTATCCCCCGTATATGTAAGTGAACACCTCACCAAGGCTAATAAGTCATTGCATGCAGCCACCAGGATAGCAGCCAAGGAGAAAAAGTATAAATTCGTGTGGGTCAGAAACGGAAGAGTTTTCGTCAGGAAGGAGGAAGGTTCTACAGTACGTACTATAACCAGTTTAGAATGTCTGAAAAAACTagactagtcattttgtttcaATTATATTCTGCCACTGCCTGTGTAGTACtagtaattatataaattcAGTGAATTAATATTCTATTACCAAAATTCAAGAAGTATCCGTGGAAAGTTAGATACAATCTATTTGAATGTGCTAACAATGAATGTTCATATAATTGTTCTTACTGAAACATGGCTGAATGAAAGTGTGTTAGACTCAGAAATCTTAGATAACCGTTACCAAATTTTTAGGAGAGA
The nucleotide sequence above comes from Helicoverpa zea isolate HzStark_Cry1AcR chromosome 10, ilHelZeax1.1, whole genome shotgun sequence. Encoded proteins:
- the LOC124634126 gene encoding uncharacterized protein LOC124634126 yields the protein MANVNTHKRKKGNDGEIEFEERHPVHHLLQRSEIIEIIRTEISSAIKNALSNEFALMKEEILSFEQSIKFMNAEFEDMTAKFKECNEEVKSLRSENSCLLKRITDMEARIGQLEQDARQNNIEIHCLPEHKRENLVNTVMQLSNVVSYPLTENEILSCSRVQKLNASTSQPRAVICKLPSKIKRDNLLGAISLYNRSNPNNKLNTKLLGYGDKLSPVYVSEHLTKANKSLHAATRIAAKEKKYKFVWVRNGRVFVRKEEGSTVRTITSLECLKKLD